In Oscarella lobularis chromosome 5, ooOscLobu1.1, whole genome shotgun sequence, the genomic window CTAGCACTAAATGCGTTAGTATAGAGAATTGAGCACTTTAATTAACCATGCAATAGAGGATCAATTAATCCTGTATACCTTGCAGCTACACTTTTTGAAACACTATTTGAATGCATAGTACGGTTGCGAGAATGCACTCAGGTACTAGTACGTGTGTGTGAAATAATCTCTTGCACTGTAGTACCTATTCTTGGTCGACCCAATATGGGATACATTCCTGGATGACCGTCAAACTTTGGCACAACAACACTGTACAGAAAGTCCAGGTAGCTGTTACCCTTCACCAAAAGGTCATACGGATCACTGCTGGATACCGTTATCGTCCATCTTCCGCTAGCCGGGTTCGGAACTCGGCTGATAGCCGTGTTCAATAGCCGTGTTCAATAGCTGGAAATTCGATCTGTTTAAAACGGCAATTTCACCGTTTGGTTCAATAAGAGTCAGAGTTGGATTTTCGCCACTGACCGAAACGGTCAAATGTTCTATTGTGTTGTCCACGTATGCAGTAACGTTGTATCCGGCTGCGTTGGTAGGAAGTGCCGATTCATACGCTAGCAGGGTGACGTCAGACGTTTCTGTGTAAGTTGATGTAATTTCCAAGATGTTTCCCACTTGGGCTTTGGCTTCAGACAGAACCTGCCCGCCGGACACTTCGGCCAACTTACTGTAAACCGAGCTCTGACTGACGGCATctctctttcgacgacgtcgccatcTTGATGATGGACTAGttacaataaaaaaaaccTTGATTCTTTTCGCCAAGATAAGAGCTAGCGCTTCGGAGTAGCGATCGTAATCTTTTGCACTCGCGTCCGTGAAGAGGTAGACAGTTGATCCAGGTCTACTGTTTTGCAGAGCTAGGATGAGTCCACTGATTGCCTTTTCAGGAGCATCGCCACCGCCGGATACGGACGATATAAGAGACCAAACGATGCTTTTAAATTGATCCAGATCAGCAGTCTGATAAACAGGACCAAAGCCTACGAATAATTTAATAAAAAACTTATTTTTAACCTTTTACGCCTGCTGAAGGTACCTGGATCATTGAAAGGAGCTAAAACAAATTCACTTGGTTGAACTGAGCGCGAGTCCACAATTCGTCCCACGGCATCATACACTTGCTGAATGTCGTCACTCATACTTCCGGTAGTGTCAATAGCAAAGCTCAGGGAAGCGCCGTAATCAAGTCCAAGAAATGACAGAAAGTCGTCATCTCCTACTTCCATCCAAAGGTCTCTCAACAGATTGACTGTGGCATCCGTGGCCACTGCAGCAGCTTGTTTATGCAAATAATTATGAGGCGAAAACAGACCGTTCGTAGCATCCTTATTTATACCCCCGTTAGCCTGCTTGAATGCAGTGGTGTCACCCAGTCCACCATGACTGCATTTGCCCTTTCCGCCCGTCCCTCCTCCATCAAGACTTGTGTGCAATGGCTTAGGAATATTCTGGCCAACATAATACCCACTAGTAATCATGTCCGGATTGTTAGGATCGACAACCAAATTATTCTTGCAACTTCGAAGATAGCTAAAGATTCCGCTGTGACAGTTGACACACGTAGGGAATTTCGGAGGAGCAATATTAGATGGTCGCCTGTTTGTTTTTCCCAAATCATTATTCGGGCTAGCGTGGCCGAGCTCAATCCAATTAGAATGACTGTAAAAGTCTTGCTAACCGTGAAGTAGCTTACCAATCGACGTGCGAGCCTCATCGTATTTTTCGGCTCGGATGTCTCCAACAGCTGTACGAAACAGACGCAAAAGTCGTTCGTTTCCGTCGAGAATATATTCTGCGTCGAAATGAGCTTCCGTTACCGGTTTTTCATAGCTGtcgacgttcgcgttcgcggTGGCAATCGCTTCGATAGCGCGCAcgaagtcgttcgacgacgccgaagctCCAAACGCCTCGCGAAAAATTTCGCTCGGATTCGTGCCGCTGATGGGTTGTGCGAGATGACCGGTGCTACGAAGAAGTTGCTTGGCGACGATGGCAATTGCGTCTCTCGTCATGGCTTTGTGAGTAATTGAAGTGTCAATTAGAAAAAGGCTGAGGGCGCTGCTGCCCGCATTGAGCCAACCGTTGGGAATGAATCCGTGCGTTGAAACGACGAGTAGAACGCCGATCAGAAAGGGAGTTCGATGCGAGACTTCCACTTCCATTTTCCGCTTTCAAATGCTCACGTGGGAAAATCGAGCGCGGTAGATATAACCGCCTCCAATTTACGTACGGCTGCGTGCGACATCGACTAGCGACCTGATAAAGAATGTACTGAAATGTTATTCTAGACCACAACGCGattgacgaaaacgtcgccacTCTCTGAATGCCTAGCGCTTTGTCCACAGCTAGTCCTGCATGAAGACTCACTGCTCCATGGGGCCGAGAAGATTTAAAAACGACGCAGTCAGTACAACGACGCTTGAGGCGTTAGTGTAGTCGACGCAGCAAAGACGGAAAGTCGGCTCAGTTCGAGCCCCCAGATTACAACTTCCCTATCCCGAACGGATAAATTCTTTGTGCCAAAGTGTTGAGTTAGAGAATGTATGAAATAGTAGGAATCCTGACCTAGCACACCGTAGGCGTTGTGAGCGATGTGCAGTACTGCGCGATCTCGCGATCGGCTTCGATCGCCAAACGAATTGAACACGGTGCACTCGCATGACTTCAGTTCCTCGCGTACGTAAGTGCTAAGACCCGAAGGAAGGAGACATAATTTGTTATCCTAGCGTCTTccggtgatgacgtcaaaaattcgCTAAATTTTCGATTGTTCGTTTGGTCGACGCTCGGTCCACGTGCGacgcttttccttttcgacggcgccgtcgaatatgacgacgaaagcgacgaacgaaagTCATGCACCGCGTCGGACGAGCCACGTACACTCGCCGCCGGCACGTCCAATCGAGGTCAACGACGAGTAGACCTCGCGGCAGAGAAGTCAGCATCTCTCTTCCGACGACTTCGCCACTAGATGATGGACTAGTGGCAGCGACAAAAATCTTTTTGTGCTTGTAGGCTATTTATCCGGGGATTTACACCAAAGATGAAGTTTGTCCTcactcttttcttcttcttcgcttggGCTCGCGCGCAGCATCCCGGTCACGGCAAACCCCTCGGCTTCCATCGTCCGTCGAGCGGTCATATCGACGTGTACGAAGAAGGCACGATGCCGTCACCGCTTGAATTCTGGACGAAATACGCGTCGAAAGGCGAGCCGGTGCTCTTTCGCGGCGCCGCCAATCGTTCGCTGGCGCGTCATCGATGGACGGACGAGTACGTTCGCGAGCACTTCGGCGACCTCGAAGTAAAAATGGAAGGAAAGGTGGAAAAAGGCGGCGACCTACCGGTCAGCGAACTCGGAGCCGGACGCATGGCTATACGGGAATTTCTCAATCGTTACGAAACCGACAACGTCTACGTCGTGTCGCAACTTCCGGAACCGATGTACGGCGACGTGTCCGTCTTGCCGTGTCTCACGTGCGgcgcgtttcgacgacgtctccttgAAGTCGATCTCTGGTTCAGCTCCGGCGGCACGAAGAGCCTGCTCCATCGCGACGCTGACAACGCCATCAATTGTCTCTTGGCCGGTCGAAAGGATTGGATTCTTATCGATCGCAAGTACACGCATCTCGTGCCGCTCGCCACCGAACCGGACGGGGCCTTTGGCGCCTtcgctcttctcgacgtcgatcgcgtcaACTTGAAAAAGTATCCGCAGCTCGTCGGGTTGCCATGGCGACACGCGAACGTGACCGCCGGCGACTGTCTCTATTTGCCGTACAGCTATTTGCATCAGGTGCGCTCGTACGAGCGAAATATCGCCGTCAGCGTTCTGTTTGCTCGGCTCGAGGAGTTTGACGAGGGCGGTTGCGAgcgtcacggcgacgacgattacgtTCCGTTGGATCAATTGCACGTGACGTGGTCATATTCTGGTCACGGGCAAATGTCGATGGGAAACGCGGATCCCGAGCACGTGCGCTTGGCGTTGAGGACTTTTTTGGATGAGAACGGCGTTTTGTCGAGGGATGCTCTTCATCGTGGTCTTGTCGAAAACAAGGAGTTGACTGACGACGAAGCTGAGGATGCTGTTGACGAGATGTTTAGTTTGTTTGGTAGAGACGGCGGTATTGTCATTGACCAAGAAGTCATTGCCGGGTTGAATGAAGCcgatttgaaattgattgcAAATTTGACAACGATGGATGACCAGGATGAGGCGAACACATACGAATACGAACACGTCTTGTTTGAGAGAGAATCTGTCAAATTGTTTGTTGAGGATATGTTGAGCAGCCCTGATGAcaaggtgacgtcagaagctTTCGTTGACAAATGGGTGAATGATTTCGGTGGATCGGCTACTATGGGCTTCAAGCTGTTTAGCGCGATTGATTTGGCGGCGAAAGGCTACATCACTAGTTATGATTTGTCCGAGGCTGGCGAGAAGCCATATGAGGCGTTCAGACCGAAAAAGGTGGATAAGGGAAACGTTGAATATCATGAAGAAATGAAGGAAGTCGAGACCGTGTTTGGTGAAAAGACCAATGACGTAGACACATCAGCTGCTGTTCACGAAGAATTGTAGGAACTGAAAACTTTGCTAGTTAGCTAACTGGCATCTGACTTCAAAGTTTGAATTACACAATGTCTTTTTGTAGTAGGCTGAAAGCAAACATTTTGCATTTAGAAAATACGTGTATTTTTTGATGTGAGATCGCGACCCCTGTTTCCAATCCAATCTAAAGTGATAATCTTGAATGTTTTCCCTatatagagaaagaaatcaacTGAGTTGGAGTGAAAGATTAGATAGACGGAAGAGAATTTTCGCGACACtagaaataaatcaataaatcaataaatatgATGTCGACACGGAATTCTACGCGAACTGCGCAAGCTAGCGTGTAGCTTAGCGCAGGTACGCGCAGCGATGAACGCGGAAGGAAGAGACGACCAATTGACGGGTTAGTTCGCTTAGTTCGGCTTTTGAGTCATTCATCGAGAGTGTTTTAGTGCTCACCAGTGCACAACAACAGTCGGCAATAGCAGCAAATCAGTTGGAAGCAAAATACGCGGAGCTCCTCTCGACGATTCACGTGATGGGAAAAGAAGTGAAACCGAGCTATGCGGGAAGCAAGTCGTCGGTCGAAAAGCTGAAGCGAGGCAAGAAAGCGAACGTagaaagcgacgagcaaGTTGATATCAACTAGGATTTTATCTTTCCCAGAAATTACGGTGGCTCGATCCTTGGTCAAAGATTGCATATCTTTGGTTGACGTAGCTGCTGCGTCAAAACGTCTCTGAAAGAACATCGTTTATTCATGCATGTAGTCTAATCTAATCTAATCCACTATCAATAGGTTAATATAGTTACTTCTTTGTTGTTCACTGAATTCCGTTCATTTCTTTCAAAATTGCAGCCAGTTTCGGGCACGTTCGTATGACATCGAGAGATGCCAACAAAATCTGATCAAACATGCACGGTGTCATTGACTTTGATAGTAGCAAAGGACTTACATGACGAATGCGATCAATAAAATCGTCCATTTCTTTGACCTCCTTTTCAGCCTTAGCCAAATTCCTTTTGAGAACTTTtatctgcaaaaaaacaacaacatTAGCATACAGTTTTCAAGAGTGCCTCAAAGTCTGtgcttttgccttttcctcgGCTTTGTCCCTGTAGTGCTGACTGACTGCAGAGAGTTCAGCCAATTGCTTCTTGTAATaatccttcttttctttcattttcctTGTTTCACTTGCTCCCGTGCCATTCTGAGAGAATCAAAGAGAAATAAGAGCGAAAGAACCAACGCGATTACCAAAAAGAGTTCCGTTAATTCCTTGTAGCGAGCTTCTGTTCGCTCGAGGATCATTCCCGTCtcgttcaacttttcgaACGTCCGTTCGAGTTCccgcttcgattttgtcAATTCCTTTTGAGCCTCGTACCttaaacagaaaacattagcgactttttaattaaaaaccaaAATACGTTCTGTCTACTTTTCGCTGATCTCTCTTTCTAGTTTTTCCTTCAACTCCTTTCCAGAAGCCAAATCACGCACATCTTCCAAATAATCTTCCATCTCTTGCATTTTCTCAAGCAAGTGATCGACGCTCACAAAAACCCTCTCGCCCCATTTTTCAGCCCCTGTGACCAGCTGTCCGGCCAGGACACGATCCACTAAACTTCCTCGCACAAGCAAGCTCTGCCGCTTTAGTGCAACAGCCTGCAAAAGTAACAATGTGAGTATAACTATTAATACTGTAAAACTAATATTATTTACCTGGTTTCCTTTGTCCATGCCACCCTCAACTGCAAGCCAATTGATGGTGTGACGCGTGGCAGTCCACAGCTGTTTAAAGCTTTTGGCAATGGCAATCAAATCAGCATCACGCGTCATTTGAAGGGCGTTCAGGTCCTCAGTAGCCATCATCCTTTCATTATCAATAAAACATCTCGTTTCCTGCATATCTTTCATATTGTactgaaagaaagaaacaatGAGCTCAGATACATAAAAAAGTAGAATGTACTGTGAGTTGTTCaattttctccgccgccgtcttcaaTTCAATCTCCAGCTGGCTAATGTTTTGACCAAGTTGCTTGCTCTCCTTTTGAGCTTCGTCTCTCCTAGAATACATCAATAGACAATGCCTGATATGGTACAATCAAATTGAATTTATACTCGGCTTTGGTTTTATCTAGTTCCATATCAGCCACTTGAAGAAGGGCGTCCCCTATGCAGCGTCGCACCATCCCATCACACAACGATTCTTCTAAATGACGATTGATCTGCTGCAGTGAAGCAACTTTTCCTTCAGCCACGTTCAAGTCTACAGTATCACATATGTcagcaaataaaaataaaggcTTTTGCCGCTTATTAGTTGTACCTTGACTAGCAATTGTAAGCTGCGACTTCAAGTCTccagttttctttctctcgctgGCCAAATCCTGTTTCAATGCCCCTTTTGCTGAAACAAGCTACACAAAATATTAtccaaaattaaaatttcatTAAAAGAGGCCTCACGTACAGTTTCCACTGAATAAGTCAATTTGTCCATCTCTTCTTCAAGCACCGCCTTTGTTAGACAACTTACAAACTCTCCGGAAAGCAAAACATTTCAAACTGACCTGAAGTTGTTGTGCTTCTTCCCAGCTAGATACAAATTTCTTGTATGAGGCATTTTCCGACTCCAGAATTTCAGCCTTCTTCACCGCTCGAAAATACAGATCTTTATAATTTGTCCACGTTTGCATGTCATCAAAATGATGCCCCAGCTAGCAAAAAAAGAGCCTAACACATacacaaataaaaaaattttactGACTTTCTCCAATTCGTTTTCCAGAGTAACAATTTTTTCCTCTGCCTCCGCTAATTTTTCTTGATATTGACGAGCCTTATACTCCCAGTCGGGCAACGGATCCGTCTCCACGGCAACGGAAGACATCTGCACCAGATCTGTCGCTACAGAGACAGAATTCAAAGTAACTGGAGTCATGGCCACGCCAACGTCCACAGATAGCATTTTCGTGGAGTCGGCCTGCGCGGACGACACAGTGAGAAAAGACTCATCGGTCACGggttcgttgtcgtcgaacgaaagcCTTTTAGCGGGAAATTTGTCCTCGTCCAAAAGCGAGGAAATGCTCGTTTGCAAACTGTGACAGAATCGCTTGATTTCACTTGGACGAGTCTCGGGCGCCGTCAGCTGCGAAGCGGGTGTAGATGGCGGAGCCTGATTTCCATGCTGAGGCGTTgcgggaagagagaaagaaggcaGTGAAAGCGAGACGTCGTGAGAAGTTGGTGCAGCGATTTGTATCGCCGCagagagaaaaggcgagCTCGAGTCATTTGCCGTTTTGAAAGGAGACGGCGGTGATAGAATGATAGTAGACCTAATAGATCCCGCTTTTAATTTAACGCAGCCATCAAATTTCTCCGTTactttgacggcgtttcctCAAAAGTAGCCGGAAATGGAAGTGGCGATGTCCAAGACTTCGGCAAATCTACTTTGGAAAGAttacgtcaaaaaatcgttACAAATTCTAATTTATTCCACCTGTGGGTCTTTGTTTCGACGCGGTGCTCCTGTTAATGCAATCCTGAAAAAAGTGAACAAAACTTCCAAAAGTTTGATCTTCCACTTTTCCGGATTTTTTTGAGCCAGGTGCAGGAGTGTTGCAGTGAAAAGACATCTCAGGAAAAATCTCTTCCAGCTGAGAAAGCACGCTTTGCAGAACCTGCTTTTGAGAAGCATATTCCTCGCCAAAACTCTAATAAGAAGAATGTAATTGCATATATTATATTATTGAATTTGAACTTTACGTACTTTTGCATTCGTCGCCCGAAAacgctcgttttcttctagcGTGGCTTTGTAGCGCTCTTCGAGATTTTCGTATTTTTTCTGAAGCGCTTGCCACTTGAGGGGCGAGGACTTGGAGgcgatcggcgtcgaacaGCGACCCAAAGCGTTTGCGCGCGGCGTAAAAGGCGTTCGAATCAACTTTGGCGACACGGCAAAAGTCacgctcttcctcttctttttctttttcgcgctCATCGAAGGAGTGCGAAATGCGTCGAGCTGCAGAGACGACATTAGACACGCATTGACAACAACTAGACAGGGTTAGCACATTCTCTTGATTGGCAAATATGAGGGGAGCTTCCATGAATAACGACTGCTTGACGAAGCAACTGAACACGTCGAAACAAGCAAGCAGTTTAAATTTTGTGCGCACGCgcaacgttttcttttcgagaACCCGGACGCACAGGCAGTCTATCCCGGATGCGATATGAAACCGCTTGGTCGCGTCTCGTCCTTGTTCGTTCCGCGAGCCTCTCGAGCCGATCCCAGCCAAATCGAGCAACTCGAACAATTTCTATCcgagcgtcgacggcttGTAGCCATAACGGGAGCGGGCGTGAGTACGGAATCCGGCATTCCAGACTACCGATCCGAAGGTGTCGGTCTGTACGCGAGAACGACTCGACGACCAATGACCTACCAGGAATTCATGAGCTCTCCCGAAAAACGTCAGAAGTACTGGGCGCGCAACTACGTGGGCCACGACAACTTCACGTCCGTTCGACCGAACCAAACTCATCGAtttttcgccgatttcgagcgacgacgcgcgggTCCACTCCATTGGCTCGTTACGCAGAACGTCGACAATCTTCATCTCGCCGCCGGCTCGCGACGTCTCACCGAACTCCATGGCAACGCGCATCGTGTCGTCTGCGTTCGATGcaagacgatttcgtcgcgaaaagtTCTCCAGGCGAGACTGACTGAGTCGAATCCGGGATTTCTCTCGGAGGCGATCGTCGATGTTGCGcccgacggcgacgctgtcgtcgatgatgacgtcacaaaacgATTCGTTGTTCCGGCGTGTTTGACGTGCGGTGGCGATTTGAAACCGGACGTCGTATTCTTCGGTGACAACGTATCAAAACATAAAGTTGAGTTTGTCTACAAAAAGACCGATGAATGTGATGGCTTGTTCGTCGTCGGGTCTTCTTTGGAGGTCTACTCGGCGTTTCGATTTGTTAGGGCAGCAGCTAGGCTCGGAAAACCCATTGCAATCCTAAATATTGGTAAAACGAGAGGGGATCGCATGGCGCAATTAAAGGTTGAGGGCGTCTGTAGTGAAATATTATCTCTAATAAAGATGTAATTCTTAGTACTGCTCCTTTGATCAGAGTGTCTGCCGAATTTTGTAAATTTCAACTACatgatttttttgacaaGACTTACATCTACAAACAAACATCATGTCTCATGCAGTCCATTTGCTTGGATTAATTaagaggagaaaatgaaGCCGGTAGCAACACTTTTGACTTCATTGACTCTACAAGTGGTactgaaagacaaaagaatgGACGCTGTagtctctttctttctctatcaACTCAAAATGTTATCTAACCTGTGTGAGCCCACACATCTTCCCATCCAGGTCGCATCCAGGCATTTTCGCGTATTTCTTTTCGCCGTGTCAAATTTTCATACGCTGATCAACGTAAAGGTTATTGATTCTGTTGGAATGAGAAGCAAGGTCACTTACCCCACATGTGATGGACTTGATACAATTTTCCAATCTGTGAAAACCAGCCGCCGACTGCCTCCTTCTCCTCACTTCGAAATTTTATACCCCGCTGCCTGAGAAACAACGTTTCTAGTCGTTGCAACATTTGCTACAGCTGCACTACCATTCATTGCCCCAAGATAGCAAAGTGCCTGGCTAAAGACAGAGAAAATCAGCCACTGCATTCCTGCGTGTACGCATACAACCTTCAAGCTATAGCTTCTTAATTCGTAAATTCCGCCCGGTTTGCGCGGTTGAGGCTTTCCCCAGAAGGAGAACTCCATCAGCATCTGGCTCTTTCGCGAACGCAGTAATGACCGAAGATGCATTACGTAGTCACGCCATTCCTGCAAGACAGATGAAAACTCGTATGGTAGGTTCTAATTTTAGCTAACGCGATCGTGATGGAGTTTGTTGTGGGTGAAGGTCACGTCATCCCAGCCATTCTCATAAAACCAGATATGCACTAAAGCACGAAGGCAGTAAGAATTGAGGTAACTGGTACAAAACAGAACAAACCTGCTTGGTCCTGAGGGCCAATAATAGTGTACCAGCTACCGAGAAGTTGCACGGGCAAACTTGCCTCATCGTGCACTTTGGGAAGGGTCTCCTCCCTACACAAAATCTCACTGActtcgtttctctctctcgctcgGCACTGACTTACGCTATTTTCATGTATTCGTCGAGTTTATCAGGTCGTATGTTGtgaactaaaaaaaaaagaaatctttAGTAGGGCGTACGTGGTCTCAACCAAGTCAAAGATTATTAGTTCCTAATAAGCTCGACTCATAACGGTCAGTGTCCACTGTCCAGGACTAACATGCAATTGTACGTTTCTTTTAgtcagcggcgacgacatattttcagcaattttttttgcttgttttaattaaacgagaTTGAACGCCGTTTCACGTCCAACCTGGCTCTTAGCTATCGAACCTTGCATTTCGTAAATGTGCCGTTGACTCGTCAAGAGCTTGGCGTGAGAGTCGCCTGGCGGGTTGTAGCGCTCGAAGCGCTTTGCCAAGCGATGCAGAAAAGTGTCCTCGTTCTTTTCCGTCGTGTAGAAACGCGACGAGAGAGGGCGAACCGGTCGAAACAGCTTTCGCGTTGACGCCATGATGTCGAACCGGGACACTCGCATTCTACGGGCAACTAGCAAGAAAATATGGACGAGGAGCCGATGGAAACAGAGACTAGCAACCCTCCAACAAGCCATCCAAGTACGTTGTAGTGGCATTATCAATTTACTACGTTTTATTTTCAGGATGCCAGGACCACGAAGAAGACAAGGAGCGTTTCGAAGTCGAACTCGAGTTTGTTCAATGCCTAGCCAATCCTTTCTACCTCAATTGTAAGTTtagattttgaatttttgcacCTACTGTTCTAATGCTGCATTTAGTTTTGGCGCAGCACGGCTACTTCAAAGACAAGGCGTTCGTCAATTACCTCAAATATTTACTCTATTGGAAACAGCCACAATATGCGCGATACGTCAGGCTAGTAGTCGCATAAAAAGAAAGACCTATTGACAATGAATGTGTACTGCTGGCGCAGGTATCCTCACTGTCTTCATTTGTTGGACCTGCTTCAATACGAAGCCTTTCGAAAGGAACTCGTCAACGTTGGCTGTGCCAAATTTATCGACGATCAGATTCTTCTCCAGTGGCAATACAACGCACATaagaaaattgaaagccaACAAAAGGCTCCACCATTCAAGAGAGGTACTTACCATGTATACATACCTATTACAGCCAAAGGCAAAAGACGCGCTAAGATTCAATATCTTTGCTTTACCTCACCACACGGCTCTGTCTAGACAATTGATTTACATATCTCTTTCTTCTATGCAGTCCTAAAGGGCGAATCGGCGGCGGGGACAGCAGAAAAACAGCAGATGCAACCGCCTCATACGTTAtgatttcgtcgagaatcAACGCGTAGACATAAACAATTTTATTTATGCCACCACTACGTAAATGAAAGACGCAAGCTCGGTCTTATGCTCGTCTTGTACGtctaaaaacaataaaagACCGGGTCTAAGATTCGTAGCCGCTCGTAAGACAGAAAGATGTCTTACCTTCTAATCATGCAGCCGGCGGACGCGGCGTCATCTTAGCCGCCTTGCTTCTCGTTCCGATTCGAGAAGCGTGAGGATGTCGCCTTCGCGAACGGGGCCCCGAACGTTTCTGatgatcgatcgattcgagtCGTCCAAGAACTCGACACGAACCTTCGTGAGATCATCTGGGGAACGTCTTTCAACCTTACATTAGGGTGTACCTGAGTGCATTGCCCCTGCGATCCCGTGCGACCAAGTAGTTTTGTCACCTGTTCACGAAAATGCTTTGTTTTGCGTCAAAAAtcacaaaaaaacgatttaCTTTCGCTAGTTTGATGTCCATGCTGAAGGATAGTTCGCTTTTCTGTGGTCCAAGATGGCGTAATTTGGTTTTAGGTCCCGGATAAACGTTCCACGCGGTCGTTGTCTCGTTGATATTGAAGAGCCGGCACGTCACATGCCCGCGTCACCCACATCTTTTATAGGGCTCTGGCGTCACCGTCACCAGTACATCTAAGTCAGGGCCTATGGACCTATGCATCTAAGTTGGCCTTTCTGGCTGCCGCAGTATGTAGACGTTCCTACTCATGCAATGGCACATCCGGGGTGGCAAATATAGCCCGTACATTATTTGTAATACTATAATGGGAAACAGAATCGCCTTCAACAGTTAATGTTCTTCCCATGCCGAGCAGAAAGGAAGTAATTGCACTCTTTGCTTCAGAATTAGCCTTTGGAATCGCGGAGGGGAACGTAGAGAACGTGTGCCAGTATGTGTCGAAGTATCCCGAATGGTCCAAAGTTGCGGCCGATCAGGTAAAATGTCGTCTGTCCggcaagaaatttttttcgattttctggcTTCTAGAGTGGATGGACGTTTCTTCATATCGCTGCGGCTTGTGGGAGAATCAAAATTGCTGAGTGTCTCATTACCCTAGGAGCTAACATTGACGTTCAAACAAGGGTTTGATCTGCTTTGAAATGCGATACCAAATTCAGCCTTTATCTCTTTAGCTCGGAGAAACGCCATTACATATCGCCATTCTAAATAGACAAACAGCTGCTGCAGACTTCTTTATTCAGAACGGAAGCGATATTCATAAAAAGACCAAGGTTGTAGAAAGATAAGATGTTGACGAGAGTggtaattattaaattgtagACGAACATTGGTGCTCTTGCCACTGCTTGTCAGAAAAATGCTGTGGCCATTGCCAAACGACTAGTTGAAAAAGGATTTGATATTGGTGATGAAAGAAGTGACGTAAAGTCTTATTTGAAAGATAGTTGTGCTCGTTTTGACTTGCTCTCGACTTTGTTTAGAATGGCACGACTGCTCTACACTGGGCAGTCTTATACGACCATATAGAAATGATTGACTATCTTATCTCTAATGGGGCAAACATGGAAGCAAAGAACAAGGTACTACTAGTATTATTTCATCTCACGCATTAAACGTT contains:
- the LOC136187730 gene encoding CAP-Gly domain-containing linker protein 1-like isoform X1 gives rise to the protein MEAPLIFANQENLDAFRTPSMSAKKKKKRKSVTFAVSPKLIRTPFTPRANALGRCSTPIASKSSPLKWQALQKKYENLEERYKATLEENERFRATNAKSFGEEYASQKQVLQSVLSQLEEIFPEMSFHCNTPAPGSKKSGKVEDQTFGSFVHFFQDCINRSTASKQRPTVDLPKSWTSPLPFPATFEETPSKSTIILSPPSPFKTANDSSSPFLSAAIQIAAPTSHDVSLSLPSFSLPATPQHGNQAPPSTPASQLTAPETRPSEIKRFCHSLQTSISSLLDEDKFPAKRLSFDDNEPVTDESFLTVSSAQADSTKMLSVDVGVAMTPVTLNSVSVATDLVQMSSVAVETDPLPDWEYKARQYQEKLAEAEEKIVTLENELEKLGHHFDDMQTWTNYKDLYFRAVKKAEILESENASYKKFVSSWEEAQQLQAVLEEEMDKLTYSVETLVSAKGALKQDLASERKKTGDLKSQLTIASQDLNVAEGKVASLQQINRHLEESLCDGMVRRCIGDALLQVADMELDKTKAERDEAQKESKQLGQNISQLEIELKTAAEKIEQLTYNMKDMQETRCFIDNERMMATEDLNALQMTRDADLIAIAKSFKQLWTATRHTINWLAVEGGMDKGNQAVALKRQSLLVRGSLVDRVLAGQLVTGAEKWGERVFVSVDHLLEKMQEMEDYLEDVRDLASGKELKEKLEREISEKYEAQKELTKSKRELERTFEKLNETGMILERTEARYKELTELFLNGTGASETRKMKEKKDYYKKQLAELSAVSQHYRDKAEEKIKVLKRNLAKAEKEVKEMDDFIDRIRHILLASLDVIRTCPKLAAILKEMNGIQ
- the LOC136187730 gene encoding CAP-Gly domain-containing linker protein 1-like isoform X2; the protein is MEAPLIFANQENLDAFRTPSMSAKKKKKRKSVTFAVSPKLIRTPFTPRANALGRCSTPIASKSSPLKWQALQKKYENLEERYKATLEENERFRATNAKSFGEEYASQKQVLQSVLSQLEEIFPEMSFHCNTPAPGSKKSGKVEDQTFGSFVHFFQDCINRSTASKQRPTDLPKSWTSPLPFPATFEETPSKSTIILSPPSPFKTANDSSSPFLSAAIQIAAPTSHDVSLSLPSFSLPATPQHGNQAPPSTPASQLTAPETRPSEIKRFCHSLQTSISSLLDEDKFPAKRLSFDDNEPVTDESFLTVSSAQADSTKMLSVDVGVAMTPVTLNSVSVATDLVQMSSVAVETDPLPDWEYKARQYQEKLAEAEEKIVTLENELEKLGHHFDDMQTWTNYKDLYFRAVKKAEILESENASYKKFVSSWEEAQQLQAVLEEEMDKLTYSVETLVSAKGALKQDLASERKKTGDLKSQLTIASQDLNVAEGKVASLQQINRHLEESLCDGMVRRCIGDALLQVADMELDKTKAERDEAQKESKQLGQNISQLEIELKTAAEKIEQLTYNMKDMQETRCFIDNERMMATEDLNALQMTRDADLIAIAKSFKQLWTATRHTINWLAVEGGMDKGNQAVALKRQSLLVRGSLVDRVLAGQLVTGAEKWGERVFVSVDHLLEKMQEMEDYLEDVRDLASGKELKEKLEREISEKYEAQKELTKSKRELERTFEKLNETGMILERTEARYKELTELFLNGTGASETRKMKEKKDYYKKQLAELSAVSQHYRDKAEEKIKVLKRNLAKAEKEVKEMDDFIDRIRHILLASLDVIRTCPKLAAILKEMNGIQ
- the LOC136187739 gene encoding NAD-dependent protein lipoamidase sirtuin-4, mitochondrial-like, whose product is MTYQEFMSSPEKRQKYWARNYVGHDNFTSVRPNQTHRFFADFERRRAGPLHWLVTQNVDNLHLAAGSRRLTELHGNAHRVVCVRCKTISSRKVLQARLTESNPGFLSEAIVDVAPDGDAVVDDDVTKRFVVPACLTCGGDLKPDVVFFGDNVSKHKVEFVYKKTDECDGLFVVGSSLEVYSAFRFVRAAARLGKPIAILNIGKTRGDRMAQLKVEGVCSEILSLIKM